From a single Clostridium isatidis genomic region:
- a CDS encoding putative manganese-dependent inorganic diphosphatase, translated as MKDVIYVTGHKNPDSDSICAAYGYAEFKNKTGNMPAIPCRLGNVNQETQFILDYFGVEAPKLLTTVKLKVEDLDFDRITPVSSDISLKTAWNIMKDKNIKTLPVADENDRLLGVLAISNLTSCYMDIWDNKILSKSNTSLENIIDTLSAKAIYVNPGVNHFPGKIVVSAMKPGSMENHIEEGDIAIVGDREEVQEALLDLKVSLVIVTGSHVPSDKIIEKAKEANITIISTPHDSFTTSRLIIQSIPVGYVMIKENLVTFSTDDLVEDVKKVMLETRYRSYPVISVDGKVLGTMSRYHLISNYKKKLILVDHNERGQSVDGRDEAEILEIIDHHRIADIQTSGQVYFRSEPIGSTSTIVGKCFFENGIRPSKQAAGLLCGAIISDTLLFRSPTCTNTDKYICEKLADIAGINIEEFAKEMFKAGTSLKGKTVEQIFNQDYKPFNIGDTKVGIAQVNTMDIEGFMPLKEDMLAYMNNKAKEADLDMVMLLLTDILNEGSEVLVAGAKPEIVEKAFKVTLKDNSAFLDGVLSRKKQVVPPITAAIETM; from the coding sequence TTGAAGGATGTAATTTACGTAACTGGACATAAGAATCCTGATTCTGATTCTATATGTGCAGCTTATGGATATGCAGAATTTAAAAATAAAACAGGAAATATGCCTGCAATACCATGTAGGCTAGGAAATGTAAATCAGGAAACACAATTTATTCTTGATTATTTTGGAGTTGAAGCTCCAAAACTACTTACAACAGTAAAATTAAAAGTTGAGGATTTAGATTTTGATAGAATAACTCCAGTATCTTCAGATATTTCATTGAAAACTGCTTGGAATATAATGAAGGATAAAAATATTAAAACTTTACCAGTAGCAGATGAAAATGATAGATTACTTGGTGTTTTAGCAATTTCAAACTTAACATCATGTTATATGGATATATGGGATAACAAAATATTATCAAAAAGTAATACATCTTTAGAAAATATTATAGATACTTTATCTGCTAAAGCTATATATGTTAATCCTGGTGTGAACCATTTCCCTGGTAAAATAGTTGTAAGTGCAATGAAACCAGGAAGCATGGAAAACCATATTGAAGAAGGCGATATTGCAATAGTTGGAGATAGAGAGGAAGTTCAAGAAGCTTTACTTGATTTAAAAGTATCTCTTGTTATAGTTACAGGTTCTCATGTACCAAGTGATAAAATAATAGAAAAAGCTAAAGAAGCTAATATTACTATAATATCAACTCCTCACGATTCTTTTACAACTTCTAGACTAATAATTCAAAGTATACCAGTGGGTTATGTAATGATAAAAGAAAATTTAGTTACTTTCTCTACTGATGACTTAGTTGAAGATGTAAAGAAAGTTATGCTAGAAACAAGATATAGAAGCTATCCTGTTATTAGCGTTGATGGCAAAGTACTAGGTACTATGTCAAGATATCACTTAATATCAAATTATAAAAAGAAACTTATCTTAGTTGACCATAATGAAAGAGGTCAATCAGTTGATGGTCGTGATGAAGCAGAAATTTTAGAAATTATAGATCATCACAGAATTGCTGATATTCAAACTAGTGGCCAAGTTTACTTTAGAAGCGAGCCTATAGGAAGTACTTCCACAATAGTTGGTAAATGCTTCTTTGAAAATGGAATTAGACCTTCTAAACAAGCAGCAGGACTTTTATGCGGTGCAATTATTTCTGATACCCTTTTATTTAGAAGTCCTACTTGTACAAATACAGACAAATATATATGTGAAAAACTTGCAGATATTGCCGGCATAAACATTGAAGAATTTGCAAAGGAAATGTTTAAGGCTGGAACATCCTTAAAAGGAAAAACTGTAGAGCAAATCTTTAACCAAGATTATAAACCATTTAACATTGGTGACACTAAAGTTGGTATTGCTCAAGTTAATACAATGGATATTGAAGGTTTTATGCCTCTTAAGGAAGATATGCTGGCTTATATGAATAATAAAGCTAAGGAAGCCGACTTAGACATGGTAATGTTACTTCTTACTGATATCCTAAATGAAGGTTCAGAAGTACTAGTTGCTGGTGCTAAGCCAGAAATAGTAGAAAAAGCCTTTAAGGTAACTTTAAAAGACAACTCAGCCTTCCTTGATGGAGTTCTATCAAGAAAGAAACAAGTTGTACCACCAATAACTGCAGCAATAGAAACTATGTAA